Within Sphingomonas piscis, the genomic segment CTCGAACAGGTAATTGCGACCTTGGCCGAAAAGGTGCTGGCCAGCGGTGGTCGGCTGCTCGTGGTGGCCGGCGACGAGGCACTGCTCGGCAAGCTGAACCGGCTGCTGTGGGATGCGGGGCCGACGAGCTTTCTCGCCCACGGCTTGGCGGGAGGTGCCGATGATGCGCGCCAGCCGATCCTTCTCAGCACCTCGGAAGATGCGCCCAACTTGGCGCGTAACATCCTGATTGCAGACGGTGAGTGGCGCGATGCGGCATTGACCTTCGATCGTGCTTTCCACTTGTTCGACGGCACCACGGTCGAGCAGGCGCGCCTCGCCTGGAAGCTGCTGGCGGGCAGGGAAGGGGTGGAACGCCGCTACTGGCGGCAGGAAGGCGGGCGTTGGACGCAGGCGGCCTGACACTTGCGGCCCGCGCGCTCCGCCGCTAGGCGCTGCCGCAACTTTCCACCACCTACAAGCAGGAGACCGCTCGGCTATGGCGACCGAACGCACCTTTTCGATCATCAAGCCCGATGCCACCCGCCGCAACCTCACCGGTGCCGTCACGAAAATGCTGGAAGACGGCGGTCTTCGTGTTGTCGCGTCCAAGCGTATTCACATGACGCGCGAGCAGGCTGAAGGCTTCTACGGCGTTCATCGCGAGCGTCCGTTCTTCAACGACCTGTGCACCTTCATGACCAGCGGCCCGGTGGTCGTTCAGGTCCTGGAAGGCGAGAATGCCGTCGCCCGCAACCGCGAGATCATGGGCGCCACCAACCCCGAAAATGCCGACGAAGGCACCATCCGCAAGGTTCACGCGGAATCTATCGAGGCCAATTCGGTCCACGGCTCCGACAGCCTCGAAAATGCCAAGATCGAGATCGACTATTTCTTCAAGCCGGAAGAAATCGTCGGCTAATCGCTAGAACGTCTCCGCCGCGCGCATCAATTTGGTGAGGCGCGGCGGAGCGACGATGCTCCAGCTGCGCCGAAGCCATTCGGCGACATGGTCCCAGTCGACATTCTGCCGGTCGAGGCGAATGCCGATCCAGTCGGACGGACCATAGTAGGCCGGCCGAAAGTAGATGTCCGGCTCGCTCTCGGTGAGATGGGCCATCTCGTCCTGCCCACCGCATTTTACCAGCACGCCGATGCTGTCCTCGCCATGGTGGCGATCCCACATGATCGCAAAGAACTTGCCGCTGCTCTCGCTGCCGACGCGCCAGGCTGGAGAACCGTGGCTGGTCTTTGAGCGCGTCTCCGGAAGTTCCAAGGCTAGCTCGCCGACCTTCTGCTCGATCCATGATGGGTCGAGTTCCCGTGATACGTACCCGGCGAGTGCGCGGGGGTAGAGCTGGTGCTCGGCAATCAGCACGCGTGCCGCCAGCGTCTCGGCACTGTCGTCCGGCAGAACCGCCACTTCCGTCTGCGCGAGGATGGGGCCGTCGTCCAGCTCGGGCGTCACGATATGCACGGAGCAGCCCGCGACCCTGTCACCGGCGTCGAGCGCCTTTTGGTGAGTATCTAGGCCCTTGTACTTGGGCAGCAGGGATGGGTGGATGTTGAGGATGCGGTTGGTCCACTTGCCGACGAAATCCGCGGGCAAAATCCGCATGAATCCAGCCAGTGCTATATAGTCAGCTCCTGCTTCCCTGAGCTTGTCGTCCAGCTGCCCAAAGAATGCTTCGCGGCCCAGCTCCTTGGCCGACAGTCGGAGCACGGGAACACCCTCCGCCTCCGCCAGAAGTAGCCCGGGCGCCTGGGGCTTGTCGCCACTGACCAATGCGATCCGAAAGGGACAGTCGGCGGCTTTGGCAGCATAGAGCAGCGCAGCCATGTTGGACCCGCGCCCTGAGAGCAGAACGGCGACCTTGGCGCGATCAGCCATGAAGGTGGGTCGCGCTCCAGGCCTCACCGCTGCCCCAGCTGCCGGCCGCGCCGCTGACCGTGCAGCCACGCTCACCGGCTTCTACCCGGCCGATACGGAAGACCTGCTCCCCTGCAGCTTGGAGAGCGGCGGTGACCATGTCGGCATTCTGTGACGGCACGATCGCGACCATGCCGATCCCGCAGTTAAAGGTTCGCGCCATTTCACCCGCTGCGATGGATCCGCCCTCCTGGAGCTGCGCGAAGAGCGATGGGAGCGTCCAGCTTCCTGTGTCGATTGCAGCATGGCAGCCGTCCTTCAGCACCCGTGGCACGTTCTCGAGCAGGCCGCCGCCGGTGATGTGCGCCAGGCCGTGAACCTGTCCCGCCTTCACCAGCGGAAGCAAAGACCGCACATAGATGCGCGTCGGGGTCAGCAACGCCCGGCCGAGGTCGCCTTCGACGCTCCAACCGCAGTCCGCAATGATCCGGCGCACGAGCGAAAAGCCGTTGCTGTGCACACCATTGCTTGCCAGGCCGAGGATGACGTCACCAACGGCCACCGCACTTCCCGTAAGAACCTTGTCCCGGTCAACCGCCCCCACGCAGAAACCGGCAAGGTCATAGTCGCCGCCGCTGTACATGCCCGGCATTTCCGCCGTTTCACCGCCGATCAGCGCGCAGCCAGCCTGCCGGCATCCTTCTGCGATGGAAGCGACAACCGCGGCCGCAACCTGCTGGTCCAGCTTTCCGGTCGCGTAATAATCGAGGAAGAAGAGCGGCTCTGCACCCTGGACGATAAGGTCGTTGGCGCACATGGCGACGAGGTCGATCCCGACACCATCGTGCTGGCCTAGGTCGATGGCGAGCTTCAGTTTTGTCCCAACGCCGTCGTTCGCGGCGACCAGCAGCGGATCGGAATAGCCGGCCGCTCGAAGATCGAACAAACCGCCAAAGCCGCCTAGTTCGACCTCGGCGCCGGGGCGGGAGGTTGAGCGGGCGATCGGCGCAATGGCCTTCACCAAGGCATTGCCGGCATCGATGGAGACGCCGGCATCGGCATAAGTGAGTGGCTTTTGGCTCATTAACAGGCGCCACTAGAGACAAGCCGCTTGGATTTCCACGCTATTGTCGCCAAAAGCGCCTCCTACATGTCTCGCCGCCTGCTCGCACTCTTCGCGCTGATCCTCCTGGGCGCCGTCGGAATTTCCGCCGGGCTTCAGGCGCAGCTCGAATCCGCCGATCGCGGCATCGCGCCGATCGACAGTTCGGGCACGCTGGAGATCACCGGTATCCACGTCGACGTCGGCGGAAAGGATGCGCAGGACGCGCGCTTCTCCGGCTGGCGCGTGGCGCAGCGCGAAGGGTTCAAGGCGCTTTGGGCCAAGACGCATAAGCTTCCGGTCAGCCAGGCACCGACGCTTTCGGATACGGTCCTGGACGGCATGGTCAGCTCGATCATCGTCGAACGCGAACAGATCGGCCCCAACCGCTACATCGCCGACCTCGGTATCTTGTTCGATCGTGCCAAGGCAGGCGGCCTCCTCGGCATCGGTGGTGAAATGCGGCGTTCGCAGCCGATGCTGCTGATCCCCATCCTGGTAAGCGGTGGTACTGCGACGTCCGTTGAGCTGAAGAACAGCTGGCAGCGCGCCTGGGCCCAGTTCCGAACCTCGCAAAGCACAATCGACTATGTGCGGGTGAGCGGGCTTGGAGTGGATCCGGTGCTGGTGAACGCGGCCCAGACGGACCGTCCCGGCCGTGGATGGTGGCGCAACATCGTCGACCTGTACGGGGCTGCGGACATCCTGGTCGCCGAGGTCCAGTTGAACCGTGCCTACCCCGGCGGTCCTGCGCGCGGGCGCTTCATCGCGCGCCACGGGCCGGACAGTGAGATCGTCGGCGGTTTCGAACTGATGGCTGCGGATGGAAATGTTCAGGCGATGATGGACGAAGGCGTGCGCCGGATGGACGAATTGTTCCAGCGCGCACTTCTTGCCGGCCGCCTGCAGCGCGACTCCTCGCTCGATCTGCCGCCGCCGCCCGAATTGCCGCAACTCGAGGAAGAAGAGCCCGAGGAGGCGAAGCCGCAAGAAGCGGTGGCGCCGGCCGCCTATCAGATCCAGATCGTGTCGCCCGATGTGAACACCTACAACTTTGCGGTCGCCAACATACGCACGCTTGGCGGGGTCGACAGCAGCCAGGTGGTCGGGGTCAACATCGGCGGTGTCAGCTACATCCACGTCATCTTCCGCGGATCGCTGTCACAGCTTGCGGCAGCGCTGTCAGGCCGAGGGTATAGCGTCGAAAATCTCGGCAGCGCCGTGCGGATCAGCGGCAATGCCGGGCCGCCGCCGCCGCGGCCGACGCCCCCGCCTGCCGCAACGCCGGGAGCCACGCCAACAACGCCGCCGGCCAGCACGCCTCAACAGCAACCCAATCCGGCTACGACGGGACCGACCTCTCAGTGAGCAGCCGGCCCGACCAGATAGCGCTCCCGCTCGACTGGCCCCAAAGCGACGGTGATTCCCGTTTCATCCTGAGCGATGCCAATCGCGAGGCGTTTGACCATTTCCGGCGGCTAAGCATGTGGCCGGTCAAAGCCACTATCCTGACAGGCCCACGCCGGTCGGGGAGGACGTTGCTGGCGCGAAGCTTCGTCGAGCGGGTCGGAGGCCGGCTCTTCGACAATGCCGACCAGCGCGAAGAGGAGGAGCTGTTTCACGCCTGGAACCAGGCGCAGGACAGCGGCCGTCCGTTGGTCATGATCGCCGATGTCGTGCCACCGGAATGGACGCCGGCTCTACCTGACTTGCGAACGCGGGTTGCCGTCACTCCAGTGGTCCGGATCGGACTGCCCGACGACACCTTGTTTTCCGCTCTCATCCAATTGCTGTTCGCCGACCGCGGGCTGCACATCCCGGCCGAAGCACTCAAGTTCATGAGCGAGCGGCTGTACCGTGACTATTGGAGCGTTGAGCGGGCGGTCGAGGCGGTCGATCGCTACGCTATCGCAGAACGCGCGCGCATCAGCCTGCCAACCATCAAGCGCGCCCTCGTCGAAGCAGGGATGATCGACGGCTAGTCGGCCGGAGCTTCGGCGATCCGGCTCATCTTGAGCTTGCCATTTTCGACCCCGAAGCCGAGCCGTCCCTCGACCAGATCGAGCGCGTCCTTGCCGAACTGATCGAAGCGCCAGCCCTTTAGGATGTTCAGGTCCTTGCGCACGCCGGCGGCCAGCGCTTCCAGATCGTCCGAACGGGCAATCAGCCGTGCAGCGACGCCGATTTCCTTTGAGCGGATCTTCAGCAGGAGCTTCAGCAAGTCGCTGATCAGCACTCCATCCTTCGTCAGCCCCGGACGGCGCGGTTCGCGGTCGGGCAGCTCATCCGCCTCCAGCGGCTTGGATGCGGCAATCGTTGCCATCAGCCGCGCGCCGATGTCGTTGGCTCGCCAGCCGGCGGACAGGCCGCGAATCTTGCCAAGGTCGTCCTGTGTCTTTGGTGGGTGAAGGACGATCTCGCTCAGCGTGTCGTCCTTCACGATTCGGCCCCGAGGCAGGTTCTTCGACCGCGCCTCGGTCTCACGCCAGGCGGCAACGGCCTTCAGCCGGCCAAGCACCGCCGGATTGCGGCTCGGAAGCTTCAGGCGCTTCCAGGCATCTTCAGGCTCGAACGCGAAACTGGACGGGTCCGCGAGGCGCTCCATCTCCTCGTCGAGCCAGGCG encodes:
- the rnd gene encoding ribonuclease D, whose protein sequence is MQIHPLIATSEELASLVDRLKTQPFIAVDTEFMRENTYWPELCLIQVASTEEAAAIDPLADIDLKPLLDLLVNNEDVLKVFHAGGQDLEIVHNLTGKTPYPLFDTQIAAMALGHGEQIGYSNLIESLLGHSLDKGARFTDWSRRPLDKRQIDYAIADVTHLATVFPKMVEKLRRNGRGAWLDEEMERLADPSSFAFEPEDAWKRLKLPSRNPAVLGRLKAVAAWRETEARSKNLPRGRIVKDDTLSEIVLHPPKTQDDLGKIRGLSAGWRANDIGARLMATIAASKPLEADELPDREPRRPGLTKDGVLISDLLKLLLKIRSKEIGVAARLIARSDDLEALAAGVRKDLNILKGWRFDQFGKDALDLVEGRLGFGVENGKLKMSRIAEAPAD
- a CDS encoding HdaA/DnaA family protein, producing MWPVKATILTGPRRSGRTLLARSFVERVGGRLFDNADQREEEELFHAWNQAQDSGRPLVMIADVVPPEWTPALPDLRTRVAVTPVVRIGLPDDTLFSALIQLLFADRGLHIPAEALKFMSERLYRDYWSVERAVEAVDRYAIAERARISLPTIKRALVEAGMIDG
- the purM gene encoding phosphoribosylformylglycinamidine cyclo-ligase produces the protein MSQKPLTYADAGVSIDAGNALVKAIAPIARSTSRPGAEVELGGFGGLFDLRAAGYSDPLLVAANDGVGTKLKLAIDLGQHDGVGIDLVAMCANDLIVQGAEPLFFLDYYATGKLDQQVAAAVVASIAEGCRQAGCALIGGETAEMPGMYSGGDYDLAGFCVGAVDRDKVLTGSAVAVGDVILGLASNGVHSNGFSLVRRIIADCGWSVEGDLGRALLTPTRIYVRSLLPLVKAGQVHGLAHITGGGLLENVPRVLKDGCHAAIDTGSWTLPSLFAQLQEGGSIAAGEMARTFNCGIGMVAIVPSQNADMVTAALQAAGEQVFRIGRVEAGERGCTVSGAAGSWGSGEAWSATHLHG
- the ndk gene encoding nucleoside-diphosphate kinase is translated as MATERTFSIIKPDATRRNLTGAVTKMLEDGGLRVVASKRIHMTREQAEGFYGVHRERPFFNDLCTFMTSGPVVVQVLEGENAVARNREIMGATNPENADEGTIRKVHAESIEANSVHGSDSLENAKIEIDYFFKPEEIVG
- a CDS encoding heavy-metal-associated domain-containing protein, producing MSRRLLALFALILLGAVGISAGLQAQLESADRGIAPIDSSGTLEITGIHVDVGGKDAQDARFSGWRVAQREGFKALWAKTHKLPVSQAPTLSDTVLDGMVSSIIVEREQIGPNRYIADLGILFDRAKAGGLLGIGGEMRRSQPMLLIPILVSGGTATSVELKNSWQRAWAQFRTSQSTIDYVRVSGLGVDPVLVNAAQTDRPGRGWWRNIVDLYGAADILVAEVQLNRAYPGGPARGRFIARHGPDSEIVGGFELMAADGNVQAMMDEGVRRMDELFQRALLAGRLQRDSSLDLPPPPELPQLEEEEPEEAKPQEAVAPAAYQIQIVSPDVNTYNFAVANIRTLGGVDSSQVVGVNIGGVSYIHVIFRGSLSQLAAALSGRGYSVENLGSAVRISGNAGPPPPRPTPPPAATPGATPTTPPASTPQQQPNPATTGPTSQ
- a CDS encoding DNA polymerase III subunit chi, which translates into the protein MQVDFYQLEGMPLEQVIATLAEKVLASGGRLLVVAGDEALLGKLNRLLWDAGPTSFLAHGLAGGADDARQPILLSTSEDAPNLARNILIADGEWRDAALTFDRAFHLFDGTTVEQARLAWKLLAGREGVERRYWRQEGGRWTQAA
- the purN gene encoding phosphoribosylglycinamide formyltransferase; this translates as MADRAKVAVLLSGRGSNMAALLYAAKAADCPFRIALVSGDKPQAPGLLLAEAEGVPVLRLSAKELGREAFFGQLDDKLREAGADYIALAGFMRILPADFVGKWTNRILNIHPSLLPKYKGLDTHQKALDAGDRVAGCSVHIVTPELDDGPILAQTEVAVLPDDSAETLAARVLIAEHQLYPRALAGYVSRELDPSWIEQKVGELALELPETRSKTSHGSPAWRVGSESSGKFFAIMWDRHHGEDSIGVLVKCGGQDEMAHLTESEPDIYFRPAYYGPSDWIGIRLDRQNVDWDHVAEWLRRSWSIVAPPRLTKLMRAAETF